A genomic region of Larus michahellis chromosome 21, bLarMic1.1, whole genome shotgun sequence contains the following coding sequences:
- the NGF gene encoding beta-nerve growth factor: protein MSMLYYTLILAFLIGTQAAPKSEDNAPLEYPAEHSPLNTHRSNRHHVPKAAPQTSHGHSTWTTGRREAINITMDPKFFNKRRFRSPRVLFSTQPPPVSGQGQNTGFLSNAGPLNRTARTKRTAHPVLHRGEFSVCDSVSMWVGDKTTATDIKGKEVTVLGEVNINNNVFKQYFFETKCRDPKPVSSGCRGIDAKHWNSYCTTTHTFVKALTMEGKQAAWRFIRIDTACVCVLSRKSGRP from the coding sequence ATGTCCATGCTGTACTACACTCTGATTTTAGCTTTTTTGATCGGCACACAGGCAGCTCCAAAGTCAGAGGACAATGCTCCACTGGAGTATCCTGCAGAACACTCCCCGCTCAATACCCACCGGAGTAACAGACACCACGTTCCCAAGGCAGCTCCACAGACATCCCACGGTCACTCTACTTGGACGACAGGTAGAAGAGAAGCTATAAATATCACCATGGACCCAAAATTTTTTAATAAGAGGCGTTTCCGGTCCCCTCGGGTGCTGTTCAGCACACAGCCCCCCCCAGTATCAGGGCAAGGACAGAATACAGGATTCCTCAGCAACGCAGGTCCTCTTAACAGGACTGCCAGGACCAAGAGGACCGCGCATCCCGTATTACACCGGGGAGAGTTCTCAGTGTGCGACAGTGTCAGCATGTGGGTTGGGGACAAAACCACAGCCACTGACATTAAAGGCAAAGAGGTGACAGTGCTGGGAGAGGTCAACATTAACAACAACGTTTTTAAGCAGTACTTTTTTGAGACCAAGTGCAGAGACCCTAAGCCAGTCTCCAGTGGGTGCCGAGGGATCGATGCGAAGCACTGGAACTCTTACTGCACCACAACACACACCTTTGTCAAAGCGCTGACAATGGAGGGCAAGCAAGCAGCCTGGCGGTTTATTCGGATTGACACAGCCTGTGTTTGTGTGCTCAGCAGGAAGTCAGGGAGACCCTGA